AGTCGGATTTCTGATGGGGATTACCCACGTAACCCAGGATACCGTAACCCCCGAAGAAGCGGCAGCAATGATCAGAACACTCCCTCCGTTCATCGAACCGGTTGCAGTAACTCATTTGCAGGATGCACGCTCCATAATCGATATCATCCAGCGATCCAGATGTACCACAGTCCAGATCCAGAACACGATATCTCTGGAAGATATTACAATGATCCGGGATGCTTTGCCGTATATTCGTATCCTGAAAGCAGTGCATGTAATGGATGCATCAGCCCTAAATACAGCCCAAGAGGTGGCTGCCTATGCTGATGCAATTATTCTGGATACACGAACCCCTGAGCGGCTCGGCGGGACCGGACTTACCCATGACTGGACTATCAGTGCGAAAATCGTAAAGTCTGTTGGGATCCCCGTGATCCTGGCAGGCGGTCTCACTCCGGAGAATGTGGCCGCAGCAATCCGTCAGGTTCACCCTTACGCAGTGGATGTCCACACCGGCGTAAAGAAAAATGATGTCAGGGATGCCCTTAAGACAAAAGCATTTGTTGAGGCAGCCCATACGACGATCTGAATCATACAATCTTTTTTTCCAAAAAATTAGACTTCAATCACTGTCTGCGGACAGGTTTTGAAGTGATTTGCATATCCGGTCATGTCGAGCAAACCATGACCTGAAAGATTGAATACGATTGTCTGCTCTTCGTTCTTTTTCTTTGCCTCAAGAGCAAGGTCAACAGCAGCCCTAATTGCGTGAGAGGATTCAGGTGCAGGAATGATGCCTTCAGTTCTCGCAAAGGTAACTGCGGCCTGGAAA
The sequence above is a segment of the Methanocorpusculum sp. genome. Coding sequences within it:
- a CDS encoding phosphoribosylanthranilate isomerase translates to MKCKICGTGSFADLKCAVDAGTDAVGFLMGITHVTQDTVTPEEAAAMIRTLPPFIEPVAVTHLQDARSIIDIIQRSRCTTVQIQNTISLEDITMIRDALPYIRILKAVHVMDASALNTAQEVAAYADAIILDTRTPERLGGTGLTHDWTISAKIVKSVGIPVILAGGLTPENVAAAIRQVHPYAVDVHTGVKKNDVRDALKTKAFVEAAHTTI